The following proteins are co-located in the Corynebacterium aquilae DSM 44791 genome:
- a CDS encoding DUF3662 and FHA domain-containing protein, which translates to MSLIGKIAKLDSTLQRGLDNGFAAVFGGRVIPAELEQLLKDTAEDELVRTYEGQVEAPNLFKVRVSPQDFDNLSQSTPALPTDFSDRLTRYYRNQSYTAQGPLSVVVERDESVRTGQLHCQAAFEPQPGAPGWLPPVAQPEVAPDRDVAESAAPVAVSNIPAQEEAIVSDYADTSSAQAPTDLFDAQTQAPQQLPPDYRPGPTVTLMLQDGSSRTYLVHEGSNIIGRGSDVDLRLPDTGVSRRHAEVTWDGQDAVLVDLQSTNGTTVNEEPIENWLLADGDVITLGHSFIEVRITGE; encoded by the coding sequence ATGTCACTGATTGGCAAAATCGCCAAGCTCGACAGCACGCTGCAACGAGGTTTGGATAACGGATTCGCCGCCGTATTCGGTGGGCGCGTGATCCCCGCGGAACTTGAGCAGCTCCTCAAGGACACCGCCGAGGATGAGCTCGTGCGCACCTATGAAGGCCAGGTGGAAGCCCCCAACCTTTTCAAGGTTCGCGTCAGCCCCCAGGATTTCGACAATCTCTCCCAGTCCACGCCGGCTTTGCCGACCGATTTTTCCGACCGCCTCACCCGCTACTACCGCAACCAGAGCTACACCGCACAAGGTCCGCTGAGTGTCGTGGTGGAACGCGATGAGTCGGTGCGGACCGGGCAGTTGCACTGCCAGGCCGCCTTTGAACCCCAGCCCGGCGCGCCCGGGTGGTTACCGCCGGTGGCGCAGCCTGAGGTTGCGCCCGACCGGGATGTTGCAGAATCTGCGGCGCCGGTTGCGGTTTCCAACATTCCAGCCCAGGAGGAAGCTATCGTTAGCGACTACGCGGACACCTCGTCCGCTCAGGCACCCACTGATCTTTTCGATGCGCAGACGCAGGCGCCTCAGCAATTGCCGCCGGATTATCGGCCGGGGCCGACGGTGACGTTGATGTTGCAGGATGGTTCTTCGCGCACGTATTTGGTGCATGAGGGGTCGAACATTATTGGTCGCGGTAGCGATGTTGATCTGCGTTTGCCGGATACGGGTGTGTCTCGTCGTCATGCGGAGGTCACCTGGGATGGCCAGGATGCTGTGTTGGTGGATTTGCAGTCCACTAATGGCACGACGGTTAATGAGGAGCCGATTGAGAATTGGTTGCTTGCGGACGGTGATGTGATCACTTTGGGTCACTCTTTTATTGAGGTTCGTATTACCGGCGAGTAG
- a CDS encoding alpha/beta hydrolase, producing MSRHTSHSGHRMSSAAPAPTTGRNLLFVLTALLSALVLILGLAPAAHADNRGWLRQGCWWSPRGHGVQICPVYSPAMGRNVDVSIQPARNGGNGGLYMLGGIGSTPNENQWANTPAPALFEDSNVTLIMPHGGEGEFYADWEHPGHPLFNNSGEFFPANQIAKWDTFLTGELPVYLERNFGVSRHRNSIVGISMGAVGAINLAGHHPDQFKQVLAFSGFLDPAALTHVSMATGFALATNVGGGQITEMWGSSPSAFMDNMYRSDPVASAEGLRNTDVIVFSGSGLPPAGHHLPAGFGAIVATTGEVAINASTALFVAKVRGRGIGVEHQTGPGIHAWPTWEMKLAENKGRILSAVG from the coding sequence ATGTCGCGTCACACCAGTCACAGCGGACACAGAATGTCTTCCGCCGCACCAGCCCCCACCACCGGCCGAAACCTCCTTTTCGTGCTCACCGCGCTGCTCAGCGCGCTGGTGCTGATCCTCGGTCTCGCACCCGCCGCCCACGCCGACAACCGCGGCTGGCTGCGCCAAGGCTGCTGGTGGTCACCGCGTGGCCACGGGGTCCAAATCTGCCCCGTCTACTCCCCCGCCATGGGACGCAACGTCGACGTCAGCATCCAACCCGCCCGCAACGGCGGCAACGGCGGTCTTTACATGCTCGGCGGCATCGGCTCCACCCCCAACGAAAACCAGTGGGCCAACACCCCCGCCCCCGCCCTGTTCGAAGACTCCAACGTCACCCTCATCATGCCGCACGGCGGCGAAGGCGAATTCTACGCCGACTGGGAACACCCCGGACACCCCCTATTTAACAACTCCGGCGAATTCTTCCCCGCCAACCAAATCGCCAAATGGGACACCTTCCTCACCGGCGAACTCCCCGTCTACCTGGAACGCAACTTCGGCGTCAGCCGCCACCGCAACTCCATCGTCGGCATCTCCATGGGCGCAGTCGGCGCCATCAACCTCGCCGGCCACCACCCCGACCAATTCAAACAAGTCCTCGCGTTCTCCGGGTTCCTCGACCCCGCAGCCCTAACCCACGTATCCATGGCCACCGGATTTGCCCTCGCCACCAACGTCGGCGGCGGCCAAATCACCGAAATGTGGGGCTCCTCCCCCAGCGCCTTCATGGACAACATGTACCGCAGCGACCCCGTCGCCTCCGCCGAAGGACTCCGCAACACCGACGTCATCGTGTTCTCCGGCTCCGGGCTCCCGCCCGCCGGCCACCACCTGCCCGCCGGATTCGGCGCCATCGTCGCCACCACCGGCGAAGTCGCCATCAACGCCTCCACCGCCCTATTCGTCGCCAAAGTCCGCGGCCGCGGCATCGGCGTCGAACACCAAACCGGCCCCGGCATCCACGCCTGGCCCACCTGGGAGATGAAACTCGCCGAAAACAAAGGCCGCATCCTCTCCGCCGTCGGCTAA
- a CDS encoding cryptochrome/photolyase family protein: MTSPSDTASTCTPDTTVTWLRNDLRAFDHPALEISRAGRTAIYIHPTHASPARRALLDQTVKELRGQLDLTVVDAPTEDEVADRWATTAKILRDFARAKGADTITVSADFTPRGLARDKVVAQTLAADGITLTAIGTAYAVPPGTLLTGKGENYKVFTPFYNAWSACGADAPSSRPQDCSAWRHWESFRTERLEGYKDNRDIPAIDGTSRISAYLAIGALHPRSLLASLADTPDAVASAEDRTAFARELAFREFYADFVYHRPETTREDVNPRFAAFRWNTPGDDLEVWKQGMTGFPIVDAGMRQLKETGWMHNRVRMLVASFLTKDLHLPWQVGAQHFKNLLVDYDPAINQHSWQWCAGTGTDASPYFRIFNPMTQGKKFDPDATYIKRWVPELSHTPAADIHALRNLPAAYPRPMVDHAEERTVALARYEEVKG; this comes from the coding sequence ATGACTTCACCCAGCGACACCGCATCCACCTGCACCCCGGACACCACGGTCACCTGGCTGCGCAACGACCTGCGCGCCTTCGACCACCCGGCACTGGAGATCTCCCGCGCTGGGCGGACCGCCATCTACATCCACCCCACCCACGCCAGCCCCGCCCGGCGCGCCCTATTAGATCAGACCGTGAAGGAGCTGCGCGGCCAGCTGGATCTCACAGTGGTTGACGCCCCCACCGAGGACGAGGTCGCCGACCGCTGGGCCACCACCGCTAAGATTTTGCGCGATTTCGCCCGCGCCAAGGGCGCTGACACCATCACGGTGTCCGCCGATTTCACCCCGCGGGGCCTGGCCCGCGACAAGGTCGTCGCGCAAACGCTGGCCGCCGACGGGATCACCTTGACGGCCATCGGTACCGCCTACGCGGTACCGCCGGGAACGTTGCTGACCGGCAAGGGGGAAAACTATAAGGTCTTCACCCCGTTTTATAACGCCTGGTCGGCCTGCGGGGCAGATGCGCCAAGCAGCAGGCCGCAGGATTGTTCCGCGTGGCGGCACTGGGAAAGCTTCCGCACCGAGCGCCTCGAGGGCTACAAGGACAACCGGGATATCCCCGCCATCGACGGCACCAGCCGCATCAGCGCCTACCTGGCCATCGGGGCCCTGCACCCGCGCAGCTTGCTGGCCAGCCTGGCCGACACCCCGGATGCTGTGGCCAGCGCCGAGGATCGCACCGCCTTCGCCCGGGAGCTGGCGTTTCGGGAGTTTTACGCCGATTTCGTCTACCACCGGCCCGAGACCACCCGCGAAGACGTCAATCCCCGGTTTGCTGCCTTTAGGTGGAACACCCCCGGCGATGATTTAGAGGTCTGGAAGCAAGGCATGACGGGCTTTCCCATCGTCGACGCCGGCATGCGGCAGCTTAAAGAAACCGGCTGGATGCACAACCGGGTGCGCATGCTGGTGGCCAGCTTTTTGACCAAGGACCTGCACCTGCCGTGGCAGGTCGGGGCGCAACATTTCAAAAACCTCCTGGTCGACTACGACCCCGCCATCAACCAGCACTCCTGGCAATGGTGCGCCGGCACCGGCACCGACGCCTCCCCCTACTTCCGCATCTTCAACCCCATGACCCAGGGCAAAAAATTCGACCCGGACGCCACCTACATCAAACGCTGGGTTCCAGAACTTTCCCACACCCCCGCCGCAGACATCCACGCCCTGCGCAACCTGCCGGCCGCCTACCCGCGGCCCATGGTCGACCACGCCGAAGAACGCACGGTAGCGCTGGCGCGCTACGAGGAGGTCAAAGGCTAG
- the thiO gene encoding glycine oxidase ThiO — MTYTVIGAGIVGLVTAFELADKGHRVRVIDPHPISGASFHAAGMLAPTAEMVYQQDALFGLMDDSAARYPDLLQRVSAHTELPTAHRTEGTLIIAGDPADRRHLMQLAAYQEKHGHPVERLSIDAARDLESALSPTICGALRIAGDHQIDPRVFCTALIDALTTMGIPFEQRTATREDLGPTTIVCAGLGARDFFPRLPLRPVYGDIMRLKSPTGFGEQPLLNHVVRGYITGRPVYIVPRADGTIVVGATSREDQRPEPQAGGVLDLLRDAAQMVPMIRDCDIVETTCGARPGTPDDLPLIGRDEDTGAIISTGYFRHGILLAAWGGALTAAFALGEEDRIATPDVLATIHPDRNQQASGSNDRLDIQP, encoded by the coding sequence TTGACGTACACAGTCATTGGCGCCGGCATCGTCGGACTCGTCACCGCCTTCGAACTCGCCGATAAAGGCCACCGCGTCCGCGTCATCGACCCCCACCCTATCAGTGGTGCCAGTTTCCATGCCGCCGGAATGCTCGCGCCGACGGCCGAGATGGTCTACCAACAAGATGCCCTATTCGGGCTCATGGACGACTCCGCCGCCCGCTACCCGGACCTGCTCCAGCGCGTCTCAGCCCACACCGAGCTGCCTACCGCGCACCGCACCGAAGGCACCCTCATCATCGCGGGCGATCCCGCCGACCGCCGCCACCTCATGCAGCTGGCCGCCTACCAGGAAAAACACGGCCACCCCGTCGAACGCTTAAGCATCGACGCCGCCCGCGATCTCGAATCGGCGCTTAGCCCCACCATCTGCGGCGCCCTGCGCATCGCCGGCGACCACCAGATCGACCCCCGGGTGTTCTGCACCGCGCTCATCGACGCGCTGACCACCATGGGCATCCCCTTTGAGCAGCGCACCGCCACCCGCGAGGATCTCGGACCCACCACCATCGTGTGCGCCGGACTAGGTGCCCGCGACTTCTTCCCCCGGCTGCCGCTGCGCCCCGTCTACGGCGACATCATGCGACTCAAAAGCCCCACAGGCTTCGGCGAGCAACCACTGCTTAACCACGTCGTGCGCGGCTACATCACCGGCCGCCCCGTCTACATCGTCCCCCGCGCCGACGGCACCATCGTGGTCGGCGCCACCTCCCGGGAAGATCAACGCCCCGAACCTCAAGCCGGTGGCGTCCTCGACCTTTTGCGCGATGCCGCGCAGATGGTGCCGATGATCCGCGACTGCGACATCGTGGAAACCACCTGCGGCGCCCGCCCCGGCACCCCCGACGACCTGCCACTGATCGGCCGCGACGAGGACACTGGTGCGATCATCTCCACCGGATACTTCCGCCACGGCATCCTGCTGGCCGCCTGGGGCGGCGCACTCACCGCAGCGTTCGCCCTCGGGGAAGAAGACCGGATTGCCACCCCAGACGTGCTGGCCACAATCCACCCCGACCGCAACCAACAGGCTTCCGGCTCCAACGACCGGCTCGACATCCAGCCCTAA
- the thiS gene encoding sulfur carrier protein ThiS, whose amino-acid sequence MTTPTITVTLHGETTTLPACTVADIVARVTGTDNPQGVAIAVNNHVVVRSTWDQPLADGDTIEVLTAVQGG is encoded by the coding sequence ATGACGACCCCCACCATCACCGTCACACTGCACGGCGAGACCACCACCCTCCCCGCCTGCACCGTCGCTGACATCGTCGCCCGAGTCACCGGAACCGACAACCCCCAAGGTGTCGCCATCGCCGTCAACAACCACGTCGTCGTCCGCTCAACATGGGATCAACCCCTCGCCGACGGCGACACCATCGAAGTGCTCACCGCCGTCCAAGGCGGCTAA
- a CDS encoding thiazole synthase, whose amino-acid sequence MAHHDTFHLAGRTLTSRLLLGTGGMSSVDSMEQALRACEAQVATVAMRRYTTGAPGGKDLYAMLRDLGVHILPNTAGCHTARDAVLTAQMAAEALQTDWVKLEIIADDDTLLPDTTELLKACDELSATGMNVLAYTNDDPIVARRLISAGAVAVMPGASPIGTGLGILNPHNIELIVAESARHHIPVIVDAGIGTASDAAHAMELGVDGVLLASAVTRAEDPVAMAHAMKHAIIAGHYAHHAGRIPTRTHAQASSPMEGRAWKDQVL is encoded by the coding sequence ATGGCACACCACGACACCTTCCACCTGGCAGGCCGCACCCTGACCTCACGACTCCTGCTCGGCACCGGCGGCATGAGCAGCGTCGACTCCATGGAACAAGCCTTGCGCGCCTGTGAAGCGCAGGTCGCCACCGTCGCTATGCGCCGCTACACCACCGGCGCGCCGGGCGGCAAAGACCTCTACGCCATGCTGCGCGACCTAGGCGTCCACATCCTGCCCAACACCGCCGGCTGCCACACCGCCCGCGACGCCGTGCTCACCGCTCAGATGGCCGCCGAGGCCTTACAAACCGACTGGGTGAAACTCGAAATCATCGCCGACGACGACACCCTGCTGCCCGACACCACAGAGCTGCTCAAAGCCTGTGATGAGCTGTCCGCCACCGGCATGAACGTGCTGGCCTACACCAACGATGACCCCATCGTCGCCCGCCGCCTGATCAGCGCCGGCGCCGTCGCCGTCATGCCCGGCGCCTCCCCCATCGGCACCGGACTGGGCATCCTCAACCCCCACAACATCGAACTGATTGTCGCCGAATCCGCCCGCCACCACATTCCCGTCATCGTCGATGCCGGCATCGGCACCGCCTCCGACGCCGCCCACGCCATGGAACTGGGCGTCGACGGGGTCCTGCTGGCCAGCGCTGTCACTCGCGCCGAAGATCCCGTCGCCATGGCCCACGCCATGAAACACGCCATCATCGCCGGACACTACGCCCACCACGCCGGCCGCATCCCCACCCGCACCCACGCCCAAGCCTCCTCACCCATGGAGGGGCGCGCCTGGAAAGACCAGGTCCTATGA
- a CDS encoding HesA/MoeB/ThiF family protein, translating to MTETPNHLAGTPWPQPEPDTLSERELARTARQRNLPGFDDHAQRKLAHANILIVGAGGLGCPAATALVAAGVGRITLCDHDTVSLSNLHRQTLYRESDIGTPKAKAAARALAGLGPTAITCGPRLDASNATELLYTHDVVIDATDNFATRYLIADAAEITHTPLVWAAILQYQAQLAVFSPGHAHLRDIYPEPPSPGQVPSCAEAGVLGAATGVVGNMMAMEAIKLITGIAEPLNNTLLIYNALDNSTRTLAVAADDNRQPATDLAAHHTHDTITADELYTHAHDHPKQPLILLDVRTPEERATGSLLDQPAFAALATTAARRANSTTPIREVHCPLDELLHTGAQDLAGIVGVETPRGDTAACPAGQQPLLVLYCASGVRSTQALTALTEQTEALGISARSLVGGIGG from the coding sequence ATGACGGAAACCCCCAACCACCTCGCCGGAACACCCTGGCCACAACCAGAACCCGACACCTTAAGCGAGCGCGAACTCGCCCGCACCGCCCGCCAACGCAACCTCCCCGGGTTCGACGACCACGCCCAGCGCAAACTCGCCCACGCCAACATCCTCATCGTTGGTGCCGGCGGGCTGGGCTGCCCCGCCGCCACCGCCCTCGTCGCCGCAGGTGTTGGGCGGATCACCTTGTGCGACCACGACACCGTCTCCCTATCAAACCTGCACCGCCAAACCCTCTACCGCGAAAGCGACATCGGCACCCCCAAAGCCAAAGCCGCCGCCCGCGCCCTGGCAGGACTTGGCCCCACCGCCATCACCTGCGGACCCCGGCTGGACGCCAGCAACGCCACCGAACTGCTCTACACCCACGACGTCGTCATCGACGCCACCGACAACTTCGCCACCCGCTACCTGATAGCGGATGCCGCCGAAATCACCCACACCCCCCTCGTGTGGGCCGCCATCCTCCAGTACCAAGCACAACTGGCCGTGTTCAGCCCCGGCCACGCCCACCTGCGCGACATCTACCCCGAACCACCCAGCCCCGGCCAAGTCCCCAGTTGCGCCGAAGCCGGAGTCCTCGGCGCCGCCACCGGTGTAGTTGGAAACATGATGGCCATGGAAGCCATCAAACTCATCACCGGCATCGCAGAACCACTGAACAACACCCTGCTGATCTACAACGCCCTCGACAACTCCACCCGCACCCTTGCCGTCGCCGCGGACGACAACCGCCAGCCCGCCACCGACCTGGCAGCCCACCACACCCACGACACCATCACCGCGGACGAGCTCTACACCCACGCCCACGACCACCCCAAACAACCACTCATCCTGCTTGACGTGCGCACCCCGGAGGAACGCGCCACCGGCAGCCTGCTCGACCAACCAGCCTTCGCGGCACTGGCCACCACCGCCGCCCGCCGGGCAAACAGCACCACCCCCATCCGGGAGGTGCACTGCCCCCTCGATGAGCTATTGCACACCGGCGCCCAGGACCTAGCCGGCATCGTCGGCGTCGAAACCCCCCGCGGTGACACAGCAGCCTGCCCGGCAGGCCAGCAGCCGCTGCTGGTGCTGTACTGCGCAAGCGGGGTGCGCAGCACCCAAGCACTGACCGCACTAACCGAACAAACCGAAGCACTGGGCATCTCTGCCCGCAGCCTTGTCGGCGGAATCGGCGGCTAA